The Streptococcus sanguinis genome contains the following window.
GGAAATGACTCTGACTCGTGCTAAATTCGACGATTTGACTCGTGACTTGGTAGAGCGCACTAAAGAACCAGTTCGCCGTGCTCTTTCTGATGCAGGCTTGAGCTTGTCAGAAATCGACGAAGTGATTCTTGTTGGTGGTTCAACACGTATCCCAGCTGTTGTAGAAGCTGTTAAGGCTGAGACTGGTAAAGAGCCAAATAAATCAGTGAACCCTGATGAAGTAGTTGCCATGGGTGCTGCTATCCAAGGTGGTGTTATTACTGGTGATGTCAAAGACGTTGTCCTTCTTGACGTAACACCATTGTCACTTGGTATCGAAACAATGGGTGGCGTCTTCACTAAGCTGATCGACCGCAACACAACGATTCCAACGTCTAAATCACAAGGCTTCTCAACTGCAGCAGACAACCAACCAGCCGTTGATATCCATGTTCTTCAAGGTGAACGCCCAATGGCAGCGGATAACAAGACTCTGGGACGTTTCCAATTGACAGACATCCCAGCTGCACCTCGTGGAGTTCCTAAAATCGAAGTAACCTTTGACATCGATAAGAACGGTATCGTGTCTGTTAAGGCTAAAGACCTTGGAACTCAAAAAGAACAACACATTGTCATCCAATCTAACAGCGGTCTGACTGACGAAGAAATCGACCGCATGATGAAGGATGCAGAAGCGAACGCTGAAGCAGATAAGAAACGTAAAGAAGAAGTTGACCTTCGTAACGAAGTTGACCAAGCTATCTTTGCTACTGAAAAGACTATCAAGGAAACTGAAGGCAAAGGCTTCGACGCAGAGCGTGACGCTGCCCAAGCCGCCCTTGATGACCTTAAGAAAGCGCAAGAAGATAATAACTTGGACGACATGAAAGCGAAATTGGAAGCTCTTAACGAAAAAGCTCAAGCGCTGGCAGTGAAACTCTACGAACAAGCTGCTGCAGCTCAACAAGCCCAAGCAGGAGCAGAAGGAGCTGAAAACGCTGGCTCAACTAAAGCAGACGACGATGTCGTAGACGGAGAGTTTACTGAGAAATAGGCGGTGAGACAGAACTAAAAATTGAAAGTTTTTAGTTCGTAGTCGAACCCCCGCGAGGATGATTAGGATTTTTGGGAGTCTGAAAGACGAACCTAAAATCCAATCAGCTACCGCGTCAAAAATTTTTCGAAAAATATTGTTTTGAAAATTTCACGTCGTAATGATAGGAAGAAATCCAGAGGTTGCAACCCAGCCTCTGTTTTTCGCTAAACTAGAGGGTGACGCTTATGAAGAAAGTGCTCTGTTTAATTTATCCTAATTTTTCACTTTATGAAGTAGTTAGTCTGACCAGTACTTTAGCCCTATCTTTTGGTGTTGAGGTTGATTATGCTGGTTCAGATAGAAATGTTATAACGTCGGAAGATGGACTTCCCTGTCAACCTACTAGAACATTGGATGAAGTGGTCATCGAAGACTATTCTTGTGTTATTTTTCCGGGAATGATAAACATTTCTCCTGCTCTGCATGATGAAAAATTAATTTCTTTCCTAAGAAGTTTGAAGCAGCAAGAGATTTTAATTGCAGCTATTTCCTCAGCACCCATTTTATTGGCGAAAGCAGGTTTGTTGAACGATACGAGATTTACTGGTGGGATTTGGCAAAACTTTTTTGACTACTTTGAATTTCTTCCTAGGAGAAATTTCAAAGCTCAAGCTGTTCTGCAAGATAAAAACATCATTACAGCTGTTGGCTTTGCACATCAAGCGTTTGCGAGAAAAGTGCTTCTTAGTCTAGGTTTGGTAGATAATGCTGACAACTATTTTAAAGAACGGAATCAGTATTCGGAAGAGGACTTGATATTCACTTTATCAGAAGAAGAGTTTGCTGAAATGGAGCATGAATTTGAAAATACCCTCTGAGCAATATTTTCTAAAATTTAAAGAAAGGAACATGGGTGTTCACAACTGAACACGGGTTCCAAAAATTCTGACTCAATATAAAAGAAAGGAACTGAACCCGACCTAAATTCTTGGAAAAAAGAGAAATCAGCCTAGGAGCATCGCTCCGTCGCCTGATTTCCTATTTTTCAGTCGAATTTTACGGTCTTGGTATCTTACATGAACAATACAGAATATTATGACCGTTTAGGTGTCTCTAAGAATGCTTCTCAGGATGAGATCAAGAGAGCCTATCGGAAATTATCTAAAAAGTACCACCCCGATATTAATAAGGAAGCTGGGGCAGAGGACAAATATAAAGAAGTCCAAGAGGCTTATGAAACGCTGAGCGACGAGCAAAAGCGGGCAGCCTATGATCAATATGGCGCAGCGGGAGCTAATGGTGGCTTTGGCGGCGGTGCAGGCGGATTCGGTGGTTTTGATGGCTCCGGCTTTGGTGGCTTCGAAGATATCTTCTCTAGCTTCTTTGGTGGCGGTGCTTCGCGTAATCCTAATGCTCCGCGCCAAGGGGACGATCTTCAGTATCGTGTGAATCTCCGCTTTGAAGAAGCAATTTTCGGAGCTGAGAAGGAAATCAAGTATAACCGTGAAGCGACTTGTCATACCTGTGCTGGGTCTGGTGCCAAGCCAGGGACTAGTCCTGTTACCTGTGGCCGCTGTCATGGCTCAGGTGTCATCAATGTTGATACCCAGACACCACTTGGCATGATGCGTCGGCAAGTTACCTGTGATGTCTGTCACGGCCGAGGAAAAGAAATCAAAAGTCCTTGTGAAACCTGTCACGGAACGGGGCATGAAAAGCAGGCTCACAGCGTTAAGGTGAAAATCCCTGCTGGTGTGGAAACTGGTCAGCAGGTCCGTCTGTCTGGTCAAGGTGAAGCAGGCTTTAATGGTGGTCCTTATGGTGACCTTTATGTCGTGGTCCAAGTTGAGCCGAGTGACAAGTTTGAGCGAGATGGCTCTACCATTTACTACAAGCTCAATCTCAACTTTGTCCAAGCAGCTCTTGGTGATAGCGTGGATATTCCAACTGTTCACGGGGATGTCGAGCTGAATATCCCAGAAGGAACACAGACTGGCAAACGATTCCGTCTGCGTGGTAAGGGAGCACCGAGTCTGCGCGGTGGAAGCATGGGTGACCAGTATGTTACAGTCAATGTTGTGACGCCGACTGGCCTCAACGACCGTCAAAAAGCTGCCCTCAAAGAATTTGCGGAAGCTGGCAATATCTCGGTCAATCCTAAGAAAAAAGGCTTCTTCGACAAAATGAAAGATGCCTTGGAAGATTTGTAATCATATAAAAAGGAGCAGCCTAATGCTGTTCTTTTTGTGTTTTCTAGAAGGACATTTGGCAAATGTAGTCAAAAAAGAGAAGCGCTTTGACCAGCCTTTTAATCAAAAGAAATTCGCTAGAAAAGGTGAAGCGAATTTTCAATCTCCTTTTTACAAAAATAAATGATTTTTTTAAGCAAAATCTATTGTAAAAATTTCCTAAAAGATATATGATAATACTAAGTGTATAAAACGTATCTTTTTGGCCTGCTGGGGAGTTGGCCAGGGAGATATTGGGAGATTAGCTTTATACATTTTAGGAAAAAGGGGATTTATAAAGTGAAACATTGTGAAAAAGTGCAGGAGCGAATTCAGAAATATTCGATTCGCAAATTGTCTGTCGGCGTAGGATCGGTGGCCATTGCAGCTTTGATTTTTGGGAGCTCTTTGTCCAGTTCGACTGTTGCTGCGGATGAAGTAGGAGGCGGTGCGACTGCTCGCTATACTTATGTTGAAGAGCAAGAGCTAACAGAGCAGGAAAAAGGGCTGATTAAGCAAGGTCTGCCTGAAAATCTGCAAACAGGGGAAAATTATTACCTGATTTATCGGAAGCAAGATGGGCAAACTGTCTTGCCGAGTACAGGAAATAACGGTCAGCCGCTTCTCAGCCTATTTGCAGGGACGGCTATTTTGGCTGTCTTGGTATTTTCAAGAAAGAAATCTGGCAAATTACTGGGAGTGCTTTTGCTAGGGACCTTGGGACAGACTCTATTACAGTCTCCTCAAGCGTTTGCGCTAGAAAATCGCGAACTGCTTTCTCATAACCGTCAAGTTGCGGTTTCGTCAACAGTTTCTGAAGCGGATCTGACCATTGCAGGCTATGACTACATAGGTTACTTCACTGCTTCAGATTTTCGGACCTTGACAGGAAGCAAGCCGGCCTCCCTGTCAGCTGGTCAAGAAGCTCAAGGGCAAGCAGAATTATCAGAAGTTGCAAAAGAGGACTCTGACTCTATTGATCGAGCTGCTCAGGCAGGGTTGCTGTATCAGCTGAACCCTGCTGCAAATGATTCAGGGCAGTCAGGGAAGTTTCCAGCTCCTCAGCCATCAAATCCAACTACAGAGACGGAAAAAGGGGAAAGCTTACAAGAGCCAGCATTGCCAGAGTACAGCGGCAGCGTTAATGGCCAATCAACTGTGCAAGCAGAAAATCCTAGCTATACAATTTCGGAAGGAACGGCAGGAGATATAGCCCTGGTTGAGCCCGCCCTCCCAGAATACACGGGCGGTGTCAACGGCGAATCGCTAGTTCAAGCGGACAACCCAGTCTATGATGCTCCAGTGGCTACAGTTAGTGACGTGGCCCCAGTTGAGCCAGCATTGCCAGAGTATAGCGGCGGCGTTAATGGGGAATCAGCAGTTCAAGCAGAAAATCCGGTCTACACGGCCCCGATAAGTGTAGTTAGCGATACAGCCCCGGTTGAGCCCGCTCTGCCAGAATATACAGGTGGCGTTAATGGGGAATCAGAAGTTCAAGCGGACAATCCAGTCTATGATGCTCCGGTAGGTACAGCAGGAGACATAGCTCCGGTCCAGCCCGCCCTCCCAGAGTACACCAGTGGTGTCAACGGCGAATCGACAGTGCAACCAGAACTTCCTAGTCTGCATACGGACATCAAGCTAGAAACGATTGAGCCTCAAGTTGTTCACAAGACAGATGATAGCAAGTATCTTGATGAAGAGACTACTGTCGAAGGAACTCCAGGCCAAAAAGAAATTGTAACCAGCTATGAAACCTTAGATGGTAATCGCATATCAGAGCCACGAACAACTGAAAGAATCTTGCATGAAGCAGTTGATACAGTGGTCACTCGGGGTAGCAAGGCTCGCATCAATAAAGAAGAATTGAGCAAGCAGCTGGCTTTAGCAGCGGCTGTGGATCCAGCAGTTTACACCAATCAATCCTACCAGCAGCTGCAAGCAATTAAGAATATGGCTGCGACGGTGTATCAAACTTCGTCGAGTCAAGATGAAGTAGATGCGGGTGTCAACCAACTCAAGCAGGCTTTGGCTGACTTATTAGCCCTTAAAGCAGCCCCGACTCTGACTGTTTCAGCAGTTAAGAAGGATGAATTGCAGAAATCAGTTCAGGTCCAATACCAGCTAACGGACAGAGATCAAGCCTTTACTAATGCTCATGTTCGTCTGAAGAAGGATGGCCAGCTGATAGCAGAGCAGAACTTGGCTGCAGGCCAACTAGCAGCCAACTTCACTGGTTTGGACTACTATACACCTTATAAGATTGAGACGACTCTGTCCTATGACTTAGGAAATGGCCCTGAAAGTCAAGAATTAGCTCAAGAAACAGTCCAGCTGGACCTGAAGAAGGTGGAGCTCAAGTCCATTACTAATGTCGCCTTGATGAAAGTTGAAAATGGTCAGACAAAATTGATGCCTACTCTGGCTGAAAAACCAGCAAATCTGGATCAATATTACCTGCACTTTACATCCGACCAGTTCAAGGACACTGTCCTGCCAGTTACCTCTATCGAGGAAGTGGTTGTTGATAACCAGCCTGTCTTCAAGATCCAGGCTCAGCTGCCAGACTTGCTGCAAAGAAGCGCAACGGGTCTTCAAAATAGCTTTGATTTCTATCTGGAAAAAGCCAAGAAGCGTGAAGGAAATGTCTACTATGACTTCCAAGACCTCTTGGACGGCATCAAGGAAAATCCTTCTGGAACCTTTATTCTGGGTCGCAGTATCAGTGCCAAGTTGATTGATAAACCTGCCAACAGCAAGTCTTACCTGCCAGGCGAGTTCAAAGGTCAGCTACTTGGTGGTCAAAATGGTGAGCGCCATGCGATTTTAGACTTGGCCCATCCTCTATTTGATACGATTACTGGCGGAACGGTCAAGGATATTGACTTTAAGCGAGTCAATATGGTTTATCCAGATTCGCAAGCGGGCGATACTATTGCCACAATTGCTGCCCGATTGAAGAATAATGGGGTGATTGAGAACGTCAATGTCCAAGGTTACTTGGAAGGTCGAGACCATATCGCCGGTCTGGTTAATAATATAGAAGGTCAGTCTCGAGTTGAAAATGTCTCCTTTAAGGGCCGCATTAAGTCCAAGGGTGGAAACTCTGTGACAGGCGGTATCGCAGGAACTAATGCTATGTCCTTGGTGAAACGCGCTTATGTCGAAGCCGATATTTGGGTCAAGAGTGGTCAAAATGCAGGAATGTTAGTTGCTCAAAACTTCACAGACTATTCAGGAAGAGGCTGGGGCAATTGGGGCAGATTGATGCAATCAGTTGCCAAAGGTAAGTTAGAGGATGCAGGCTCAAGAAATTCAGCTGGTATCGCTGCTTCCATTTGGCCGTATGGAACCATCAATGACACAGTCAGCTATGCAACGGTAGTGAACGGTAAAGAGCTCTTTAGCTCAGATAATGAGATTACGGATGCTTGGATGGGGCAAAAACTTCAAAACCTCTTTGGTGTTCAGGGACAAAGCTCTGGAACCAAGACAGGAAAAGATGCTAAGTTCCGTCGCTTGACAGAAGCTGAAGCGGAGCAAAAACTCAAGAGCTATCGGATTACGGCCCTTGAACAAACCAGCGCAAATGAAGTAACAACTGAGAAGCTAAATGCTGCTATCCTGAGAACAAGTGCTTTTCAAGATAAGCCAGGTTACAAGGCAGAAAATGAACAGCTTTATCAGAACCTAGAACGTTTTATGCCTTTCTACAATCAAGAGTTCTTGATTCATGAAGCCAATAAGCTGGTGGATGCTGGTAAGGCGGGCGACCTGTTGACTAAGAAAGTTCTATCAGTTCAAGCCCTGAAAGGCAATCAGTTTGTTGCTGGCGGAACAGATGCGGATAAGATTTTAGTTCATTTTGCAGATGGAAGCAAGACCATCTACAATCTTCAAAATCAAGCACGATTTGAACAGACAGCCCTGCCGGAATATCAGATTGTAGAGCTTGGTACGGTCTATACTCCAAATCACTCAACCGCAGTCAAAGAAGACTTGCTGACTCAGCTGACAGAGAGCTTGAGGAGCTTTGAGCTTTACAGTGATGAAGTCTATCGTTCTGTTGGTCTTCCTAATGATAATGATAGGGTCAACAAAGTGAAGCGCCTTTTCTTGGATGAATCTCTGGCTGAAGTGAAAGCCAACTTGCAGGATATGCTTGGTAAGCTCTTGGCTAATGAATGGACAAGATTCCATGCTGACAATCCAGCAGCCAACGAAGCTCTGAAAGCTAAAATCGAAGAGAACAAGACGGCTATCATGCTCGGTCTGACCTACCTCAACCGTTATTACGATCTCAAGTTTGGTGACTACAATCTCAAGGAGCTGGTGCTCTTCAAACCAGACTTCTATGGTGAAAAAGTACCATTGCTGGATCGCTTGATTAAGATTGGTCGTTCAACAGAAAATCAACTGAAAGGGGCGGATAATGTCAACATGTTTGCCCGTCAGTTGAAAGCTGAATCCAAATCTAGTGATTTGGTGGCTTACTTGGATTACAACCGTCGCCTGCTGACTAACTTTGCGGATATGGATTCTTGGTTCAAGGATGCAACCCGAGGCTTTATTCAGTTTGAAGAACGCCAGTCAGAAGTTGAAGAGATCAAGACAGCTAAGTATCGCGTCTTTGACAACCTCAACTCAGAGTACTTCAGCAACTATATCCTCCCACTTCTAACCTTGAAGAATACGCGTCTAGCGATTCTGTCAAACTATAGCACCATGGCCTTTGTCAACAGAGACAAGCGCCGGTCATGGTCTGATGAACGATTTAATGCGCGCATCAAGGAAGTAGCGACCCAGCATCGAAATCACGTAGACACTTGGTACAAGCTTCTCTCAGATGATATCAAGTCCAGAATGGTCAAGCAAAATGTAACTGCTGTATGGGATGGTTTCGATGTGGAAGGACGTGGCTGGATTGATGTCAACGGAAATGATAATAAGGGCAATCCTTATGCACCATCCCGCGAGTTCTTTAACCTAGTTGGCGGCAGAGCTGGTGGCTGGTACAAGTCAAATGGCTACGGTGCCCATGCTGCTGGTTCGATCCGTGTGAACTTTGAGGCCTTTGACCTCCTGACAGAATACGGTGTGTCCGTCTTCACGCACGAGCTTACCCACGTCAATGACGGCTATATTTATCTGGGCGGACATGGCAGACGACAAGGAATCGGACCAGAAGGCTATGCCCAAGGAATGCTCCAATCACCTGTTCCTGGTCAGCCAGGCTGGGGTGCTCTAGGTCTCAATATGGCCTTTAACCGTCCAAATGATGGTAGTCTCATTTTCAATAGCTCGCCAAGTCTCTTCAAGAACCGAGCAGACATCGACCATTACATGAAGGGATATAATGATACCCTCATGCTGCTGGATTACCTTGAAGGTCAAGCGGTTGTGGCTAAAGGAAATGAAGCCGCAGCTAAATGGTTCAAGAAGGTTGAACCGAAGGTTGTAGATGCTCGAACTCAATATGATGTCGTGAGAGAGTTAACAGCAGAGGAGAAAGCGAATATGTCTGTCTCATCTGTAGATGATTTGGTCGATCAAGGTTTGCTGTCTAACCGTGCGGTTGACAATCGAACTTATAACCCTGCTGACTATGACTCTAGTTACATTGCTATTGACTTTATGACGGGCATCTATGGCGGCGGTCAAAACAATACTGGAGCGCCAGGCGCCTTGATGTTCAAGCATAATACCTTCAGAATCTGGGGTTACTATGGCTATGAAAAAGGCTTCATAAGCTATGCTTCTAATAAACACCGTAAGACAGCCAATGAGCAAGGTGTGACTGGTTTGAGCGACAACTTTATCATCAAGCAAATTTCTGAAGGCAAATTTGAAACCATGGAAGCCTTCAAGAAAGCTTACTTCAGAAAAGTTGTGGATAAAGCACAAACCTCAGGTATTAAGCCAGTGACTGTCAATGGAAAAGTCTATACTACTTATGAAGAGTTGAAAGCTGGCTTTGCAGAAGCTGTTGACAAGGATCTGAAGAAGGCTCGTGTCGATGAACGCGCAACCAAGGACTTCAAGTATGCTGTCTTTACGCAGTTGCTCAAGAACACCAATAGCTTCATGGATGAAAACTCCATTTGGGGTTCCTAAGTCAAAGTGTCAGATTTGTAGTTTATATCACTGCAAATAATGATCTTTAGCAATATGTAATCAACAACCCATTTGAATTTGCTCTGTTTGTGTCGTCACTGACAGTCTGATTCAGATGGGTTGTTTTGTTGCATAATGGCAAGTCAAAGTGCAGATTATCTCTAATTCTTATACAGTATTTTCAGAAAAATCTGTCCCCAGACAGTTCTTGCTTTTAGGGCTTGCTGGGGGCTTTTTTTCCTGCTAAAATAAACACATGACACGATATAAAGCGATTATTTCCTATGATGGTTATGGCTTTGCTGGCTTTCAGCGACAGCCCCATGCCAGAAGTGTTCAGGAAGAGATTGAAAAGACCCTGACCCGTATCAATAAAGGCCATCCTGTGGTGATTCATGGAGCGGGTCGGACAGACAGCGGTGTTCATGCTCTGGGCCAGGTGCTGCATTTTGATTTACCGGAGGAACGGGATGAAGAGAAATTGCGTTTTGCCTTGGACACCCAGACGCCTGAAGATATTGATTTTATCAGTGTGGAGCGGGTATCGGATGATTTTCACTCTCGCTACAATAAGCACAGCAAGACCTATGAGTTTCTAGTTGATATCGGCCGGCCCAAAAATCCCATGATGCGCCATTATGCCACGCATTATCCATATCCTTTGGAGCTGAGTCTGATAGAAGAAGCGATTACTCAGCTGGAGGGGACGCATGATTTTACTGGATTTACGGCTTCGGGGACCAGTGTGGAAGACAAGATTCGGACCATTACCGAGGCCAAGGTTGACTATGATGCAGAACGTAATTTTCTGGTCTTTACTTTTTCGGGCAATGGCTTTCTTTACAAACAGATTCGCAATATGGTCGGTACTCTGCTCAAGATTGGCAACAAGCGTATGCCAGTAGAGCAGATTCAGAGGATATTAGCGGAGAAAGACCGTCATCTGGCGGGGCCAACAGCCGGTCCAAACGGCCTTTATCTAAAGGAGATTCGTTATGAAGAATAAGTTGATTTTAGCCCTTTCGGGCAATGATATTTTCAGCGGTGGCGGACTGCATGCCGATCTGGCTACCTATACAGTCAATGGCCTGCATGGTTTCGTAGCTGTGACTTGCCTGACGGCGATGACCGACAAGGGGGTTGAGGTTATTCCAGTTGAGGAAGAGGTTTTTGCCCAGCAGCTAGCCAGTCTCAAGGATGTTCCTTTTTCTGCTATTAAGATAGGACTTTTACCCAATCTGGAAATAGCAGAGCAGGCTTTGGCTTTTGTCAAGCAGCATGCGGACATACCAGTAGTGCTGGATCCTGTTCTGGTCTGCAAGGAAAATCATGATTTGGAGGTCAGTGCGCTGAGAGAAGAAATCATCAAGTTTTTCCCTTATGTCAGCATCATCACACCAAATCTGGCAGAAGCTCAGCTATTGACCCAAAAAGAAATCAAAACTCTAGAGGATATGCAGGCTGCAGCCAAGGAGCTCTATGATTTGGGAGCCAAGCATGTGGTGATTAAGGGCGGCAATCGCTTGAGCAAGGAGCGGGCGGTGGATGTTTACTATGACGGCCGAGATTTTGAGGTCATGGAATCGCCAGTGCTGGCCAGCAACAATACCGGAGCGGGCTGTACATTTGCTTCCAGCATTGCCAGTCAGCTGCTTCTTGGCAAGTCTCCACTTGCAGCAGTTCAATTTTCTAAAGATTTTGTTTACCGAGCGATTCAGCGCTCAGATCAATATGGGGTAGTTCAGTATGAGAAATAATCAAGTTAAAAAATTAGTGTTCTTAGCTTTCATCACAGCTCTATCTGTGGTTTTGGGGAATTTTATGAAAATCCCAACTCCGACAGGATTTTTGACACTATTGGATGCAGGGATTTATTTTACAGCCTTCTACTTTGGCCGCAAGGAAGCGGCTATTGTTGGAGGACTTTCAGGCTTTTTGGTTGATATGATTGCCGGCTATCCTCAGTGGATGATTTTCAGTCTGATTTGCCACGGGCTTCAAGGTTTCTTTGCTGGCTTTGAGGGCAAGAAACGCTACCTTGGGCTGGTCTTGGCCGCAGTGGCTATGGTCGGTGGCTACGCCCTCTTTGACAGTATCATGAATGGTGTCGGAGCAGGCCTAGCTGGAATCTTGGGCAATTTTATGCAGAATGCATTTGGTTTAGCAGTCGGTTTTGCCCTTTACAAAGCTTTCCCGGAGAGTTTGAAAAAGACAGTCACAGTGAAATAAGTGAGGTGGGAAATGGACTTAGCTAAGATTGGAGCGGAAACTCGTCAGATTGTTCTAGATGTTTTGGACAAGGCTGCCTTGGTCGAGGGAGATATTTTTGTTCTGGGTCTATCCTCTAGTGAGGTTGTCGGCGGCCATATTGGTCAGAATTCCAGTCTGGAAGTTGGACAGGTCATTGTCAAAACCATATT
Protein-coding sequences here:
- a CDS encoding ECF transporter S component, translated to MRNNQVKKLVFLAFITALSVVLGNFMKIPTPTGFLTLLDAGIYFTAFYFGRKEAAIVGGLSGFLVDMIAGYPQWMIFSLICHGLQGFFAGFEGKKRYLGLVLAAVAMVGGYALFDSIMNGVGAGLAGILGNFMQNAFGLAVGFALYKAFPESLKKTVTVK